A region of Pyxidicoccus parkwaysis DNA encodes the following proteins:
- a CDS encoding S9 family peptidase codes for MTPGTFSLVVSLLAAQAQAPVTPPAAQAAPASKAPSQVPGIAQLPGQPNLWVSNVPPVPPELRQRLDQYLEARAAALMDVTDDGKQVLISTRFADTNQLHVVEMPMGARTQLTFTDEPINTARFQPGNPQTVYYLQDKGGGEFFQLFRLDRRTGRSELLTDGKSRHEGLRVSRDGRWLTYGGTGRNGKDTDVYLAPTVAPRQARRVTEAEGTWLPVEFSPDGSKLLVVQRRAVDDADLHVVDVKTGERRQLTPKEGKGSVAAAVFTQDGQAVYLVTDRYSDFNELYRLELAKAPFTSAPVSLTKSVRWNVVGATLSADGRQLAVGFNEDGYTRVYLLDTRTQKLSPLDVPKGVVTTLRFPLQRSDLLAFAMGDARSPLDVWTVDLKTRRPTRWTRSEVGGIDTSIFTEPELVRYPSTDGVTVPAFLYKPRNATGKVPVVIVFHGGPESQSLPIFNNFTQYLVTESGIAVLVPNVRGSDGYGKTYRAMDDGVKREQSLADIGATLDFIASRKDLDASRVGVFGGSYGGYMTLASVAFYPERIKAAVDVVGISSLGSFLQNTQAYRQDLRRAEYGDERDAEVRKVQERISPLTAVEKIRAALYVQQGANDPRVPQSEAEQIVQAVRKRGSDVWYMLATDEGHGFQKKHNRDYSQMTALMFLEKHLGTPGARGGEASGPK; via the coding sequence ATGACCCCCGGAACCTTTTCGCTCGTCGTGTCGTTGCTGGCCGCTCAGGCGCAGGCTCCCGTGACACCGCCGGCCGCACAGGCTGCTCCCGCGTCGAAGGCTCCCTCGCAGGTGCCCGGCATCGCCCAGTTGCCCGGCCAGCCGAACCTCTGGGTGAGCAACGTGCCGCCAGTGCCGCCGGAGTTGCGTCAGCGGCTGGACCAGTACCTGGAGGCGCGCGCGGCCGCGCTGATGGACGTGACGGACGACGGCAAGCAGGTGCTCATCTCCACGCGCTTCGCGGACACCAACCAACTCCACGTGGTGGAGATGCCCATGGGCGCGCGCACGCAGCTCACCTTCACGGACGAGCCCATCAACACCGCGCGCTTCCAGCCCGGCAATCCGCAGACCGTCTACTACCTGCAGGACAAGGGCGGCGGTGAGTTCTTCCAGCTCTTCAGGCTGGACCGGCGCACGGGCCGCTCGGAGCTGCTCACCGACGGCAAGAGCCGCCACGAGGGCCTGCGCGTCTCGCGCGATGGCCGCTGGCTCACGTATGGCGGCACGGGCCGCAACGGCAAGGACACGGACGTGTACCTGGCCCCCACCGTCGCTCCGCGCCAGGCCCGCCGCGTGACGGAGGCGGAGGGCACGTGGCTGCCAGTGGAGTTCTCTCCGGACGGCTCGAAGCTGCTCGTCGTTCAGCGGCGCGCGGTGGATGACGCGGACCTGCACGTGGTGGACGTGAAGACGGGCGAGCGCCGCCAGCTCACTCCGAAGGAGGGCAAGGGCAGCGTCGCCGCCGCCGTCTTCACGCAGGACGGGCAGGCCGTGTACCTCGTGACGGATCGCTACTCCGACTTCAACGAGCTGTACCGCCTGGAGCTCGCGAAGGCGCCCTTCACCTCGGCGCCCGTGTCACTGACGAAGTCGGTGCGGTGGAACGTGGTGGGCGCGACGCTGTCCGCGGATGGGCGCCAGCTCGCGGTGGGCTTCAACGAGGATGGCTACACCCGCGTGTACCTGCTGGACACGCGCACGCAGAAGCTGTCGCCGCTGGACGTGCCGAAGGGCGTGGTGACCACGCTGCGCTTCCCGTTGCAGCGCTCGGACCTGTTGGCCTTCGCGATGGGGGACGCGCGCTCGCCGCTGGACGTGTGGACGGTGGACCTCAAGACGCGCAGGCCCACGCGGTGGACGCGCTCGGAGGTGGGCGGCATCGACACGTCCATCTTCACGGAGCCGGAGTTGGTGCGCTACCCGTCCACCGACGGCGTGACGGTGCCGGCCTTCCTCTACAAGCCCAGGAATGCCACCGGGAAGGTGCCCGTCGTCATCGTCTTCCACGGCGGCCCCGAGTCGCAGAGCCTCCCCATCTTCAACAACTTCACCCAGTACCTCGTGACGGAGTCGGGCATCGCGGTGCTGGTGCCCAACGTGCGCGGCTCGGACGGGTACGGCAAGACGTACCGGGCCATGGATGACGGCGTGAAGCGCGAGCAGAGCCTCGCGGACATCGGCGCGACGCTGGACTTCATCGCCTCGCGGAAGGATTTGGATGCGTCGCGCGTGGGCGTCTTCGGCGGCTCGTATGGGGGGTACATGACGCTGGCGTCGGTGGCCTTCTACCCGGAGCGCATCAAGGCCGCGGTGGACGTGGTGGGCATCTCCTCGCTGGGCAGCTTCCTCCAGAATACGCAGGCGTATCGTCAGGACCTGCGGCGCGCGGAGTACGGCGACGAGCGGGACGCGGAGGTGCGCAAGGTGCAGGAGCGCATCTCTCCGCTCACGGCGGTGGAGAAGATTCGCGCCGCGCTCTACGTGCAGCAGGGCGCCAATGACCCGCGCGTGCCGCAGTCGGAGGCGGAGCAGATTGTCCAGGCCGTGCGCAAGCGCGGCTCGGACGTCTGGTACATGCTGGCCACCGACGAGGGCCACGGCTTCCAGAAGAAGCACAACCGCGACTACTCGCAGATGACCGCGCTGATGTTCCTCGAAAAGCACCTCGGGACTCCGGGCGCGCGGGGCGGCGAGGCGTCAGGCCCGAAATAG